Proteins encoded in a region of the Rutidosis leptorrhynchoides isolate AG116_Rl617_1_P2 chromosome 9, CSIRO_AGI_Rlap_v1, whole genome shotgun sequence genome:
- the LOC139868338 gene encoding UDP-glycosyltransferase 85C2-like, whose product MSSNYDSAQLISFSISIVYNNCYNFVHLLTHKSNLQLTLPKNRPKNTATVPKTDIMKPHVIFIPYPQPSAIKSMLKLAELFHHKGLRVTFVNTEMNHKRFLESGGPHCLDGSPGFHFITIPDQPTCIVSEVHSGLQLWNKPETKFIDYFYNLMTSLPNPPTCIISDGLMSSFTIDVAQKLKIPVMLFWAIAACSYMCFYQLKSLVEKGIVPLKDTSQETLEKTLDWIPGIKGIRIKDLPSFVWTEPNGRFFNYLKEATQRSHKVSHNIIYTFDELEGSIVDALSSMFSHVYTVGPMQLLLDQIPKEEKETEEPNFNGYSLFKEEPECLKWLESKKPNSVIYVSVGSSALLSREDLIELGWGLANSNHYFLWIIRTDMVLGESAVLPPEYADHIKERGFIASWCSQEEVLNHGSVGGFLTHCGWSSTIESLTAGVPMICRPVLGDQMTDCRYTCNEWGVGLEMEGNLKRENVEKLVRELMGETGQKLRNKAMDWKAKAQIATAPNGSSALNVDKLVKEIAMLSST is encoded by the exons ATGTCCTCTAATTATGACAGTGCGCAATTAATTAGCTTTTCTATTTCTATAGTCTATAATAACTGCTACAACTTTGTACATCTTTTAACACACAAAAGCAATCTCCAACTTACACTTCCGAAAAACAGACCCAAAAACACGGCCACAGTGCCCAAAACTGACATCATGAAACCGCATGTAATATTCATACCATATCCACAACCAAGTGCCATAAAATCAATGTTGAAACTAGCAGAGCTGTTTCACCATAAGGGGCTCCGGGTAACATTCGTCAACACAGAAATGAACCACAAGCGTTTTCTTGAATCGGGTGGCCCACATTGCCTTGACGGATCACCCGGTTTCCATTTCATAACTATTCCCGACCAACCAACCTGTATTGTTTCTGAAGTCCACTCTGGACTTCAACTTTGGAACAAACCGGAAACCAAATTTATAGATTATTTTTATAATCTTATGACATCACTTCCAAATCCACCAACTTGTATTATTTCTGATGGGCTTATGTCCAGTTTTACTATTGATGTTGCACAAAAGCTAAAAATTCCGGTCATGCTCTTCTGGGCTATAGCTGCATGTAGCTACATGTGTTTTTATCAGTTGAAATCTTTGGTCGAAAAAGGAATCGTACCACTTAAAG ATACAAGTCAAGAAACGCTAGAAAAAACTCTTGATTGGATCCCAGGGATAAAAGGTATACGTATAAAGGATCTGCCAAGCTTCGTTTGGACGGAACCAAACGGAAGGTTCTTTAATTACCTTAAGGAAGCTACTCAAAGGTCCCACAAAGTTTCACATAATATCATCTACACGTTTGATGAGTTGGAGGGTAGCATCGTTGATGCTCTTTCGTCGATGTTTTCTCATGTTTACACGGTTGGCCCAATGCAGTTACTTCTTGATCAGATACCAaaagaagaaaaggaaacagaggaaccgaatttcaatggctacAGTTTATTTAAAGAAGAGCCGGAATGTTTGAAATGGCTCGAATCCAAGAAACCGAACTCTGTCATTTACGTGAGTGTCGGGAGTTCAGCATTGTTGTCCAGAGAAGACCTTATAGAATTAGGTTGGGGACTTGCTAATAGCAACCACTATTTTCTTTGGATAATAAGAACTGATATGGTTTTAGGGGAGTCAGCAGTTTTACCACCCGAATACGCGGACCATATAAAAGAGAGAGGTTTTATAGCAAGCTGGTGTTCACAGGAAGAGGTGTTGAACCACGGTTCGGTTGGGGGGTTCTTGACTCATTGTGGGTGGAGTTCGACTATCGAAAGCTTGACAGCTGGGGTGCCAATGATATGTAGGCCTGTTTTGGGGGACCAGATGACTGATTGTAGGTACACATGCAATGAATGGGGGGTTGGATTAGAGATGGAGGGTAATTTGAAAAGGGAAAATGTTGAAAAGCTTGTACGGGAGTTGATGGGTGAAACGGGTCAAAAGTTGAGAAACAAAGCCATGGATTGGAAGGCTAAGGCCCAGATTGCCACCGCGCCTAATGGGTCGTCTGCTTTGAATGTTGACAAACTTGTGAAGGAAATCGCTATGCTATCAAGTACATAG